A genome region from Streptomyces sp. S4.7 includes the following:
- the ligA gene encoding NAD-dependent DNA ligase LigA: MRRMTTPAAVLVDAAAYATAVETATKAAAAYYATGESALDDDAYDRMVRGIAAYEEAHPGEISADSPSGKVAGGAVVGDVPHTVPMLSLDNVFGGDEFTTWAASVERRIGRPVERWSVEPKLDGLAVAARYETGRLARLITRGDGLAGEDVSHAIGMIAGLPDRLSEPVTLEVRGEVLMTTEQFEQANTLRTSLGGTPFANPRSAAAGSVRAKDRPYQVEMTFFAYAALPLGESGDDLTTSLTELPHSEVLALVAGLGVLTTAGTTVPPRTVTDADAVRVRVEEIAALRPELPFGIDGIVIKADAAADQVAAGSGSRAPRWAIAWKLPAVEKVTRLLDVEWNVGRTGTIAPRAVLEPVEIDGSTVTYATLHNPNDITRRDLRIGDHVMVYKAGDIIPRVEAPVAHLRTGDEKAIVFPEVCPQCGSDIDTSEQRWRCVRGRNCRVVASISYAAGRDQFDIEGLGATRVVQLVDSGLIADIGDLFTLTREQILGLDRMGATSTDNLLAAIERAKGQPLSRVLAALGVRGTGRSMSRRIARHFASMDLLCAADAEAMQRVDGIGVEKAPTIVAELAELADLMEKLRAAGVNMSEPGATPPSEDPTPSEDGESAADAGPLDGMTVVVTGAMTGPLEKLSRNEMNELIERAGGKSSSSVSKRTSLLVAGENAGSKREKAVQLGTRVVTPDEFAELIASLLTGDGDGDGGGDTAGVSSPSGD, encoded by the coding sequence ATGAGACGCATGACGACACCCGCAGCCGTTCTTGTCGACGCAGCCGCCTACGCCACCGCGGTGGAGACCGCGACGAAGGCCGCCGCTGCCTACTACGCGACGGGCGAGAGCGCCCTCGACGACGACGCCTACGACCGCATGGTGCGGGGCATAGCCGCCTACGAGGAAGCCCATCCCGGCGAGATCTCGGCCGACTCGCCCAGCGGAAAGGTCGCGGGCGGCGCGGTGGTCGGGGACGTACCGCACACGGTGCCGATGCTGTCCCTGGACAACGTCTTCGGCGGAGACGAGTTCACCACCTGGGCCGCGTCCGTGGAGCGGCGGATCGGGCGGCCGGTCGAGCGCTGGAGCGTCGAGCCGAAGCTGGACGGTCTGGCCGTCGCCGCCCGTTACGAGACCGGCCGGCTGGCCCGGCTGATCACGCGCGGGGACGGGCTGGCCGGCGAGGACGTCTCGCACGCCATCGGGATGATAGCGGGCCTGCCGGACCGGCTCTCCGAGCCCGTCACGCTCGAAGTGCGGGGCGAAGTCCTGATGACCACCGAGCAGTTCGAGCAGGCCAACACGCTCCGTACGAGCCTTGGCGGCACCCCGTTCGCCAACCCGCGCAGCGCCGCCGCCGGCAGCGTCCGGGCCAAGGACCGTCCGTACCAGGTGGAGATGACGTTCTTCGCGTACGCGGCGCTGCCCCTCGGCGAATCCGGAGACGACCTGACCACCTCGCTCACCGAACTCCCGCACAGCGAGGTGCTCGCGCTCGTGGCGGGTCTCGGTGTCCTCACGACGGCGGGCACGACGGTTCCGCCCCGGACGGTGACCGACGCCGACGCCGTGCGCGTGCGGGTCGAGGAGATCGCGGCGCTCCGCCCGGAGCTGCCGTTCGGCATCGACGGCATCGTCATCAAGGCCGACGCGGCGGCCGACCAAGTGGCGGCCGGATCGGGCTCCCGCGCGCCCCGCTGGGCCATCGCCTGGAAGCTTCCGGCCGTCGAGAAGGTGACACGGCTGCTGGACGTGGAGTGGAACGTCGGCCGTACGGGCACCATCGCGCCCCGCGCCGTCCTGGAACCGGTCGAGATAGACGGCTCCACCGTCACGTACGCCACGCTCCACAACCCGAACGACATCACCCGCCGTGACCTGCGGATCGGCGACCACGTGATGGTGTACAAGGCGGGCGACATCATCCCCCGCGTGGAGGCGCCCGTGGCGCACCTGCGCACCGGGGACGAGAAAGCGATCGTCTTCCCCGAGGTCTGCCCGCAGTGCGGCTCCGACATCGACACCTCCGAGCAGCGCTGGCGCTGTGTACGGGGCCGCAACTGCCGTGTCGTGGCGTCCATCTCGTACGCCGCCGGACGCGACCAGTTCGACATCGAGGGCCTCGGCGCGACCCGCGTCGTCCAGCTCGTCGACTCGGGACTCATCGCGGACATCGGCGACCTGTTCACCCTCACCCGCGAGCAGATCCTCGGCCTCGACCGGATGGGGGCGACCAGCACGGACAATCTGCTGGCCGCGATCGAACGGGCCAAGGGGCAGCCGCTGTCCCGCGTGCTCGCCGCGCTCGGCGTGCGCGGCACCGGACGCTCCATGTCCCGCCGGATCGCACGCCACTTCGCGTCCATGGACCTGCTGTGCGCCGCGGACGCGGAGGCGATGCAGCGCGTCGACGGGATCGGAGTGGAGAAGGCCCCGACGATCGTGGCGGAACTGGCCGAGCTGGCGGACCTCATGGAGAAGCTGCGCGCCGCCGGGGTCAACATGAGCGAGCCGGGCGCGACGCCACCGTCCGAGGACCCGACGCCCTCCGAGGACGGCGAATCAGCCGCGGACGCGGGTCCGTTGGACGGGATGACCGTGGTGGTCACGGGCGCCATGACGGGACCGCTGGAGAAGCTCTCACGCAACGAGATGAACGAACTGATCGAGCGGGCGGGCGGCAAGTCGTCCTCCAGCGTCTCCAAGCGCACCTCGCTCCTGGTCGCGGGAGAGAACGCCGGATCAAAGCGGG